In Asterias amurensis chromosome 4, ASM3211899v1, one genomic interval encodes:
- the LOC139935863 gene encoding uncharacterized protein yields the protein MEFEKYVNMGKSMGLEGNDLLQFVQNREAKDEEREERAKEMKEMKVIELQLEETKKQVKAIKHEDKPKMKQPKLPNFNDGRDDMDSFLRRFERFATAAEWPKKDWACSLSSLLTGKALEVYARLPVDEAGDFKVLKASLLHRYQLTEEGFRLKLRTSKPETGETFTEFSIRLLSYLERRIELGEGNKSYDGLCDFILREQILSACDKDLAVYLKERKPKCCKDMTELADRYMDTHRRLGSETTQRYPKIAYDHPRVTSDTKANETRDAIPKTPIAKTSSSKPRFVEDRECFVCGSKGHIARNCRYRNQSKNRPNKFQISSLQVHHDREGEIQTPKEVDMVEGEVEVAGCITQKSALTTTIRTGGIGDCEKPKGDFDIPLISAACTVGKEMPVRNGYVGDRIVSALRDSGCSTVVVKRDLVCDNQLLEITKKCALLDGTLRCVPVAQLFIDTPYFVGLVNALCKSNPL from the coding sequence ATGGAATTTGAGAAGTATGTTAACATGGGAAAATCCATGGGACTAGAGGGCAATGACTTACTTCAATTTGTTCAAAACAGGGAAGCAAAAGATGAAGAACGTGAGGAACGAGCAAAAGAAATGAAAGAAATGAAAGTAATAGAACTCCAACTAGAAGAGACTAAGAAACAAGTTAAAGCTATAAAACATGAGGACAAACCGAAAATGAAGCAGCCCAAGTTGCCTAATTTTAATGATGGTAGAGATGACATGGATTCATTCCTGCGTCGTTTTGAGCGTTTTGCTACTGCCGCAGAGTGGCCAAAGAAAGACTGGGCATGTTCATTAAGTAGTTTACTGACAGGTaaagcccttgaagtttatGCTAGGCTACCAGTAGATGAggcaggtgactttaaagtattGAAGGCATCATTATTACATCGATATCAACTCACTGAAGAAGGGTTCAGGCTAAAACTTAGAACTTCTAAGCCAGAAACAGGTGAAACATTTACAGAGTTTTCCATTCGCTTACTGAGTTATTTGGAGCGAAGGATTGAATTGGGTGAGGGAAATAAATCATATGATGGACTTTGTGATTTTATTCTTAGAGAACAAATTCTTTCTGCTTGTGATAAAGATTTGGCGGTGTACTTGAAGGAACGAAAACCAAAGTGTTGTAAAGATATGACTGAGCTAGCAGATAGGTATATGGACACTCATAGAAGGCTTggatctgaaaccacacaaaggTATCCTAAGATAGCTTATGACCATCCTAGAGTAACTAGTGACACTAAGGCTAATGAGACTAGAGATGCTATACCTAAGACTCCTATTGCTAAAACTAGTAGTAGTAAACCTAGATTTGTTGAAGATAGGGAATGTTTTGTATGTGGTAGCAAAGGGCACATTGCTCGAAACTGTAGATATAGAAATCAAAGTAAAAACCGACCTAACAAATTTCAGATTTCAAGTTTACAGGTTCATCATGATAGAGAAGGAGAAATACAGACTCCTAAAGAAGTTGACATGGTTGAGGGTGAAGTTGAAGTTGCTGGGTGCATCACACAGAAATCTGCTCTGACTACAACAATAAGGACAGGTGGTATAGGGGATTGCGAAAAACCCAAGGGAGATTTTGACATCCCACTTATTAGCGCAGCTTGCACAGTTGGTAAGGAAATGCCAGTAAGGAATGGTTATGTTGGAGATAGAATAGTTAGCGCGCTCAGAGACAGTGGCTGCAGTACAGTGGTAGTGAAACGCGATTTAGTATGCGATAATCAGTTGCTAGAAATCACTAAGAAATGCGCCCTATTAGATGGCACCTTACGCTGCGTACCAGTCGCGCAACTTTTCATTGACACCCCGTACTTTGTTGGATTAGTAAATGCACTGTGTAAGTCAAATCCGCTCTAA
- the LOC139935864 gene encoding uncharacterized protein, which translates to MYPTAVADVLPLKAHQPASTGKPRAQVRQRKQLFPNMTDENCRPRKGRCENDAVDDELATSLQSHEQEVCFACKSYDLKKYRKSKSVRLLSDVWSTQWTVCSMDQVLFTNYFVLASLVVEN; encoded by the exons ATGTATCCCACAGCAGTTGCAGACGTGCTGCCGCTTAAAGCACATCAACCGGCATCGACAG GTAAGCCAAGAGCTCAAGTCAGACAAAGGAAGCAACTGTTCCCGAATATGACTGATGAGAATTGTCGTCCCAG GAAAGGAAGATGTGAAAATGATGCTGTTGATGACGAACTAGCTACATCACTACAGAGTCATGAACAAGAG GTGTGCTTCGCGTGTAAATCGTATGACTTGAAGAAATACCGGAAATCAAAA AGTGTCAGACTGTTGTCAGACGTTTGGTCAACACAGTGGACTGTGTGCTCGATGGATCAAGTCTTATTCACCAATTATTTTGTACTAGCATCATTGGTGGTTGAAAATTGA
- the LOC139936635 gene encoding piggyBac transposable element-derived protein 4-like, producing MLQGVHPNTNAEDDWSVHPGLRNYLVSSTMTRGRFYLLSEVLACSDPATGPQHIRDKKDRFMWLKAHPLYPLQIIWDTVSDNCLQNYNPQRELSLDEAMIKYKGTKANIKRFFMPLKPTKMGFKIYAVSEARSGYLLHMKVHSESGLKMKDLSLQMMQPFLGRYHRLFCDRLYTSVALAKELLDQKTYLCGAVKRSSKGLPDDFNTKEGINPSKHRQISLMSKSPRGTMYSRQQGQLTVVLWRDTKVVSLLSTCHQGYRDRAIHQLTRNIKDKGERTASRKQVPAPPHAVDYTQFMGGVDRSDQLRSYQSCSRQSMTWWRKILYFLMGVARVNAWICYKHNTAADPDVHPMSHRMFTVDIATKLISGFAEGTPAHQPHHLPPVPALNGPNHRLIRMPDKHPKMCIQCRRDGKTTRLGHPIVTRTGCTSCSIHLCKDGCFLKFHSA from the coding sequence ATGTTGCAGGGGGTCCATCCCAACACCAACGCTGAAGATGACTGGTCAGTGCACCCAGGCCTCAGAAACTACCTCGTCTCTTCAACCATGACTAGAGGAAGATTTTATCTCCTTTCTGAGGTTCTGGCGTGCTCTGACCCCGCCACAGGACCACAGCACATAAGGGACAAAAAAGACCGCTTTATGTGGCTCAAAGCCCACCCTTTGTACCCTTTGCAGATCATTTGGGACACGGTCAGCGACAACTGCCTCCAAAACTACAATCCTCAGAGGGAGTTGTCGCTGGACGAGGCCATGATCAAGTACAAGGGTACAAAGGCCAACATCAAGCGGTTTTTTATGCCCCTTAAGCCGACCAAGATGGGCTTCAAAATCTATGCAGTGAGTGAAGCCAGATCTGGGTACCTTCTTCACATGAAGGTACATTCAGAATCTGGCCTCAAGATGAAAGATCTCTCACTGCAGATGATGCAGCCCTTCCTTGGTCGGTACCATCGACTCTTCTGTGACAGACTCTACACGTCAGTTGCCCTTGCTAAAGAACTTCTGGATCAGAAAACTTATCTGTGCGGTGCGGTGAAGCGGTCTTCAAAGGGATTGCCTGATGATTTCAACACAAAGGAAGGCATCAACCCATCTAAGCACCGCCAGATAAGTTTGATGAGCAAGTCCCCCAGAGGTACTATGTACTCGAGGCAGCAAGGGCAATTGACGGTGGTCCTGTGGCGGGACACAAAAGTTGTCAGTCTGCTGTCCACCTGTCATCAGGGATATCGGGACCGAGCTATTCACCAACTGACGAGAAACATAAAGGACAAGGGGGAAAGGACCGCTTCGCGGAAACAAGTACCCGCTCCTCCCCATGCCGTAGACTATACCCAGTTTATGGGCGGTGTTGACAGGTCAGATCAACTGCGATCATACCAGTCTTGTAGCCGCCAGTCTATGACATGGTGGAGGAAGATCCTATACTTTCTGATGGGTGTAGCTCGTGTAAATGCCTGGATCTGCTATAAGCATAACACCGCAGCAGATCCGGACGTACACCCGATGTCCCACCGTATGTTCACGGTGGACATAGCGACCAAACTGATCAGTGGCTTTGCGGAGGGAACCCCTGCACATCAACCCCACCATCTCCCACCGGTTCCTGCACTCAATGGCCCAAACCATAGGCTAATCAGAATGCCCGACAAGCACCCAAAGATGTGCATCCAGTGCCGCAGAGATGGCAAAACCACCAGGTTAGGCCATCCGATTGTCACGCGGACTGGATGCACATCTTGCAGCATCCACCTATGCAAAGACGGGTGTTTTCTGAAGTTCCACTCGGCCTAG
- the LOC139936636 gene encoding uncharacterized protein, which translates to MTTRECAALQKSLSKGEMALFVDVARGKKRKRDEGFEASKEGRWERREYEDDEDDEVPMDTREDDEVDDQSGDGGAEADDEEDGEERETLTAVEQKKQTKKQAKRERKRQQKKEREEKEKEKAERRKKKKEKSKRKQEEILKEKREKQKRKKLKEEKQKKNHDDQRRKEQEDEQRREDGEREERLKKKKQKREKKQEKKRMEKKRMEKKQKEAEGEIEAEGGGGTSTAGPSWVLVEEESDIPEASSAQLSFEDDSEEDALYYLADEQGHPPQNKCSLLLHLQMRVG; encoded by the exons ATGACCACCCGAGAGTGTGCTGCACTTCAGAAAAGTTTGAGCAAGGGAGAAATGGCCCTTTTTGTAGATGTTGCTCGTGGAAAGAAGAGGAAGAGAGATGAAGG aTTTGAAGCAAGCAAGGAAGGAAGATGGGAGAGAAGAGAgtatgaagatgatgaagatgatgaagtgCCAATGGACACAAGAGAAGATGATGAGGTAGATGACCAGAGTGGAGATGGAGGTGCAGAAGCAGATGATGAAGAGGACGGAGAAGAGAGGGAGACGTTGACAGCGGTCGAGCAGAAAAAACAAACGAAGAAGCAGGCAAAACGAGAGAGAAAGAGACAGCAGAAGAAGGAGAGAGAAGAGAAAGAGAAGGAGAAAGCTGAAcgtagaaagaaaaagaaggaaaagaGTAAGAGGAAGCAGGAAGAGATACTAAAGGAGAAGCGTGAGAAGCAAAAACGGAAGAAGCTGAAGGAagagaaacagaaaaaaaatcatgatgATCAAAGAAGGAAGGAGCAGGAGGATGAACAGAGGAGAGAGGATGGGGAGCGAGAAGAAAGactgaagaagaagaaacagaaGAGGGAGAAGAAGCAGGAGAAGAAGAGAATGGAGAAGAAGAGAATGGAGAAGAAGCAAAAGGAGGCCGAGGGAGAAATTGAAGCGGAGGGAGGTGGAGGGACTTCAACTGCAGGGCCATCTTGGGTCCTGGTGGAGGAAGAGAGTGACATCCCTGAAGCATCATCTGCTCAGCTCTCATTTGAAGACGACAGCGAAGAGGATGCCCTGTATTATTTAGCAGATGAACAGGGTCATCCTCCTCAGAACAAGTGTTCTCTTCTGCTTCATCTTCAGATGAGAGTAGGGTAG